The Rosa rugosa chromosome 1, drRosRugo1.1, whole genome shotgun sequence genomic sequence TTCCCCTGGGTCGGAGCATTATGCTTGCTTAATTGATCTATTGAGTCGAGCAGGTCAGTTAGAGAAAGCTTGCAAGATGATCCAAGAGATGCCATTTGAAGCAGACTTTGGGATTTGGGGAGCTCTTCTTGCAGCTTCCAGTGTTCATTCAAATGTCGAAATAGGGGAACTGGCTGCTAAGAATATGTTAGACTTGGATCCCCAGAGTTCTGGGCCTTATGTCATATTGTCCAATATGTATGCAGCTGCTGGAAAATGGAATGATGTTGCTAGAGTGAGGAGTTTGATGAAAAAGCATGGAGTCAAGAAGCAACAGGCATATAGTTGGATAGAGATTGGGAATAAGTTGCACAATTTCGTTGGAGGGGATATATCGCATCCAGATGTTGATAATATTCATTTGGTGCTCAAGAAGATCAGCCTGCATATGGCTGCAAATAATTTCACACACATCAGTTTCTCATGGAGCTCTTCTTGTTAACCAATAGAAGGGATGTAATGGCAGAAGGATACAATTACAATTGTTAGAAGTATGAAGAGTCTGCTTCATATGTTTTGTGGACTAGTTGATGATTCTGAAAGGCTCAAAAGAGCTGAAGCTCAAGTCCGAGAGGCGCAACCAAAATTCGGTCTGGGGAGGTGTCCAAGATTTttcctagaaaaaaaaaaaaattggtcaaACGAAGTTTTTCCGACGGTACATAAGCAATATATTGATTTTCTTCTCGAGTTTCCGGTTTGGAATGAAGAAATTTTACTTCTTGCCTATTTACTATGGCGAACGAAAAATCAAAGACcaatttttaaatttctttgtAATTCTCACCCAGTTAGTTGCCAATTTGAACACAACAGACTACCATGCCAACCGGCCAGAGGTTAGTCATGGGTTTGAAATTGGATATATCAGCAGAAAGGTCAATTTTGTCATATCCACATAGATTTCTTCCCACACCCGCCAAATAGGCTTCTTTTGTGGAAAACCCGCCAACCTCGGACTTTTAACATTGATCTCTACCAGTCTATGTTTGTAGCTTTTCTCGTTACGTAATAGTGACTttccaaaaatagaaaactcTTGCTGCAACATTCATCCCTATTCGACCTCGAAACCGAGGCTAAGgtactttgtttttcttgtataTTCTCCTTGAAATTTCCGATACTTTCGTTCTCTGCAAGGCTCTATTGTCTTTTGATCAATTCTCTCTCTTTTGAGTTAATAGGATTTTACCTTGTTGGCTTCTGCTCTTTCTCCAATCTGTTAATTCATGCTTATGGAATTTAATCTGTGAAATATTCATGGTTTTCTGATCTGGGGTTTTGAAATTAAATCAAAGAAACCTTCTTTGGTCATATTGCGAGACCAGTTCTGCATCAAAAAGAAGCCCTCTATCAATATATAAGCGGTATTTCTCCTCCTCCATATTATTTGCCTTGATTTTTACAACAggttgtatttggatttgtatcAAACTGTTTTAGGATGAACATGATATATACtggttttttaaattttattttctcattttgtattggatttttattttggttgatAGTGGGTGTTTTATGCAATTCATGGTCGAATAGATTGTTGGAGCTTGGACATGCAGCAACATATGGAGCAACCTGAAGAGAAAGATCGCAAGATGAAAGAGCAATTACATGCAGTAGAGGTAGAAAGAGATCGAGCCCTTGATGAACTAAGAGAGATGAAAAAGGTGGCACAGGAGGCTAACATGCGTCTTAGTGAAGCATTGTCAACTCATAATCAGGAGAATATAGACTCGTTGAAAGTTGAACTTGGAAAGGCCAAAGATTTGGAGCTCAAACTGGCAGAGAATGTGGAAAACGCTGAGGCTAAGACGAAGGTTTTAGTGTCTGAGAGCGAGGAACGAATTCAAGAATTGCAGCAGAAACTGACAGAGAATGCAAAAACCTCAGAGTCTCAGATGACGGCTTTATTGTCcgaaagagaagaaagaattCGGGAGTTGGAGCTCAAACTGGCAGAGAATGTGAAAACCTCCGATGCTCAGGCTGAAATAAAGACTTCATTGTctgaaagagaagaaagaattCGGGAATTGGAGCTCAAACTGGCAGAGAACACGGAAAGCTCAGAGGCTCACAGGAAGGCTTTATTGTCCGAAAGTGCAGAAAGAATAAGGAAATTGGAGATCAAATTGGCAGAGAATGTTGAAACCAATGAGGCTCAGTTGAAAACTTTGTTTTGTCATAGTGAGGAAAGAATTCGGGAACTCGAGAtggaaatagaaaaaagaaggaAATCAGAAGCAAGAATCCTTGATTCGTTGATCACACAGACAAACCAACTGGAGCAAACCAAGGTTTTACTTGAAGAATCAAATTCTGAAATTACTTCTCTTCAAAAGAAATTGGAGAAATGGGAAGAGGAGTCGGTGCAGAGCAGTGAGCTTAGCACATCTCATTTTCAGGACAGCCATGATACTAATGTTTCCATGGGGGATGATTTAGAGAGTCTCAGGTCCCAGCTTCAGTTGACAAAGGAGAATCTGGTTGATTCTCAAAAGAAGGAGCAACTTGCGTGTTTGAAGGTTGAGAAATTACTTGAGGAGATACGTGCACTAAAACACGAGCTGAAGTTGACAGCCGAAGCTGAAGAAAACGGAAAGAAGGCAATGGATGACTTGGCTATTGCTCTTAAAGAAGTTGCCACGGAAGCCAATCAGTTGAAGGACTCACTGCAGATGACCAAAGCCGAGTTAGAGCACTCAAGGGAACAAGAACAGCGTTTGAATGTAATGCTAAAGACCAATGAGGAAGATTTTAAATTGATGTTGGATGAAGTAAGGAAAGAAGCTGAGAGGTACAAAAACACTGCTGCCAGGTTGAAAATAGAACACGAAGAGTCGGTTATGGCATGGAGTGGGAAGGAAACTGGCTTTGTTGACTGTATTAGAAAAGCAGAAGACGATAGACATGCTACACAGCAAGAGAACTATAGGTTGCATGAGTTGCTTCTCGAGACGGATAACAAGGCCATGTTGTCAAAGGAAGAAAATAGTAAATTGCGCGATATACTTAAACAGGCCTTGAATGAAGCAAATATTGCCAAAGAAGCTGCAGTCATTGCTCGAGCTGAAAATTCTCAGCTCAAAGATAGCCTGGAAGAAAAGGAGGAGGCCTTGAATTTTCTCATCCGAGAAAACGAAAATTATAGGGTGAATGAAATTGCTGCAAATGAAAACATTAAGGAGTTGAAGCGGTTGCTTATTGAATCGTCAAAGAAGGACTGcaagaaagaggaaaaagagaaaCCACCATTGAAGGATGTGAAAAAGGAGTCCAAGGATAAAACACCTACAAAGGAGTCGAAGAAGGAGGCTAAGGAGTCAAAGCCTACAAAGGAGGATAGTGATAAGGAGAAAGAGGCTGGAAACATACTTGGCAAAGTTTTCAGCTTCAGTCTCAAGGAGCTTAGAATCTCAAACTCACACGATGATGTTGTTCATGTTgttcatgatgatgatgatgatgatgatgagattGAAATAGACGAGGCTCTCAAAGGCTCGATCTTTGAGGTACAGTCTCCCGGCTCAGCTAATCATCACCGGAGAACTTCTTCTGCATTCACAGATTATGGAGAACCCCTCCATCCAGAGGATTTTGATCATCTAGACCATCATCTAGATGGGACTCACGCCGAGAACTCGAGAAAGAAGAAAGCCTTGCTAAGAAGATTTGGCGATCTTATAAAGAGAAGTACTGCTTATTCCTACTCTAAAAAGGAGCCATCACCGGATCCCAAAAAGGAACTATTGCAGGACGCAAAGAAGGAGCCTTCACAGGATCTCAAAAAGGAACCTTCACTGGATAGCAAGAAGGAACCCTCACAAGATACCAAGAAGGAAGCATTACCAGAATAGATAAGCTGTATTTTTTGCACTGCTCTTCAAGTTTTGATATTAAGTAGTTTAATCTGATTCTTTACTTATTTTATTCACAGTAAATTATAGTAAATGAATCCTGCTCTAGTCCTAGAGAATTGCAAATTTGAACATGTAATTATAGTTCTAGCAGAAATTGTACTTGTATATTGATTTCAGAAGATTGAAATGGTCAGCAAAAAAGGGTGTTTAATTGTTTTCATCTGTTCAAGCACGTCAGAAATTCAATATTAGAAGGAAACTATGCTCCCTGCAATGGGAGTCGTCGCAGTGTAAagctgttttttctttttaattgttCATAAACATTTTTCAGACTTCACCAAGAGGATCAAAACCAAAGCATTGAGTTGATCGTGGGAGAGTCATAATCGTGAAACTTTCAGCACATTATCACAACATGTATCCGTCGCTACCATGATTGTCCGATCAATCATGCAGTAGGTGTTCGATCCTTGAATCCCTTCTCACAATGTATGCTTTCTTTTCAAGTTCTGTGTCCATAAGGGGTTGTCTAATTGTGTCGTAATAATGGGTGTCCGTAAGGACCGACCTATCCAAAACCATTTATCACTTGTGTGAACACTTCTAACGTCACTCATCCACACTCAAAATCAAAGGGATCAACTGCCACGTGTCAAGATGCCATAAAATCACAAACAAAATATCATACTGGGAGCTGGCAATGGACAGTTACATTGTCACTTGAGAACTTCCCTTCCAATTTAGGGGATTTTCCcttttttggaaaaaaaaaaaattaaaaacaaaatccTATCGAAATGTCAACATACACCAATACCTTGTGCATATCATCGccatattgattttttttttttcgtggtAGATCTTTCGATGGTGGACCTTTATCGTCAAATACCATTAATGGCACGGTgccccagttttttttttttttaggtcgGTCGTGCCCCAGGTTTGATAAAAGAAAGTGAAAGATGGTGATTTAAATTCCCACCAGAATATAATAATAAAACCCTTCAGATAAAATAAACAATAATATCCAAAACGTGAATTGTTCCCTGTGCAAGTTGCAGGAGAGGGAATAGGGAATGTGATTCGCATGCACCAAACAGCAATAAAATACAAGATATTCTTACGTTGGGCAAACGTACACCGGTAGGGCTGCTCAATCAGTAAACatgtaatattttattttaatagaGATAGTTTCAGAACACATTTAAAATTTTATGAGTTTTGATTAAACTGTCCCACGGCCACGTATCAGTGATACGTTTGTCCTATATAAGAATCTCTTATAAAATACTCGCTTGAGCTAGCTTCCGTGGCACGCGTGGAGAGGAGAAGACACCGCCATTCCATAGAATCAAAACCCAACACCTTTCCGCTCCTCCTACAAAAACCTTTCCTCTCCTCTTAAGCTTTTCAAAAAGCCAAAGAAGAGAGTTCAGTTtgtagagaaagaaagaaagaaagagagagagataatacGACATGTCGTCCGTGGTGGGATACTTAGCTTCGTCATCGTCGTCGTCCCCGGAAGGCCATGATGAAGGCAACAACGAACGGCTCGATTTCGTTCGTCCCACGAATTCCGACTTGTCACTAATTCCCGGCGAGACATTTCTCCGAGCAGCCGTGTCCCTCAAGGATCAGGTCTGTTCCGACTTACCTAAACAGCTATCTTTGAAAACCATCGAAATGTTATCCCTTCTATTTCGaaactaattttttttgctCATAAATATTTGCGGAAAATGTCGATTTAGTAATTTCAAAATTTGTTTTTATAGGTAGTGAAGGCCACGTGGGAAGGAGAGCGGAGCTCCGGGATGGGGTTGGATCCGACTGTGTATACGGGTCTGCTCGGCACGGCGTTCACGTGCCTGAGGTCGTACGAGGCCACCGGAAACCGACAGGACTTGCTACTGTGCGCCGAGATCGCCGACAAGTGCGCGGCCGTCGCACGTGTCTCCGCCAGGTAATTTACATGTTCTCTGTTCCGACAAGTGACCCGTTTTAAGATCTTACGTGGGGACCGTTGTAGATAATTCTACACAAAAATCGATGTCCCTGTCTTGCTAaaaaatgtgattttttttttttggttaaaatcaTAAAGTTTGAATTTTAAGGTTTCTTGCACCCTTCCATCTCTTTCTAGATTAAAtgtttgatttttaattttgcgTAGGTGATACGTTTAGAAATCAAATTTTAGACTTTTTTGACGAAGTTTTGAATATTGTTCTTTGGAAAAGTTTTGATATTGAGAATATAAACATTTTCGTGGTAGTTTGTAGTACATTTTGAAACAAGTTTCGTTGTAATTTCACTCTGAGTTTAAGTTTTTGTACTTCAGACTTTGATAGTTAGGATATTTCAAACGCGTTTGCAAAAATTTGACTATTTTTCAGAAATTGACCATGCAAAATGTTACTATAGTTTATTTATGCAGCAAGGTTATTAATTCTTACCTCTACAGTAAAAAAAGAGGATATATTTTGAATTTCATTTTGGATCCTTATTAAAGatcgcattttttttttttttatgtgaaTTGTGAAATCAGTTGAATAGAAAATTACTTTGCTTCCTTCCTACACTTGAGGAGCATATGCTATGATATTTCAGTTTTGTCTTTAAATTTGGCATCCTTATTTATATGCAGGCACGTGACATTTTTGTGTGGTAGAGGAGGAGTTTACGCCCTTGGAGCTGTTGTGGCTAATTTGGTTGGGGACCATCAAAGACGTGACTTGTATTTGAACCTCTTCCTTGAGGTAATTTTATTTGTCCAACTTTTAGCTTACTACTCTCTGATACATATATGACAGTATTTTTATGAAAATACTAAAAAATAGGTAAACATAATACTAAAGTGAAATCATCTGACAATAATGCAAAGTAAAGAGTTGAGGGTGTCCACTAGTTGTTTGATTAAAGGGTCTAAGGGTTAGATTTGTCAAGAGTAATATAGCTTAGATGTTTGCATAAAACTATTATAGTCAACTTATAACGGATAGAAAACGATCATATTCTCATtttgtgatattttaatagtgaGTAGAGCTCCCTACGTATTGTGATGCTATGAATCTTCTAGACAGTGAACTTGGGATTGCTTGAAGGACCCTGATTTTTTTAGTAAGGTTTGATGAGAAAGGCTCTTTAACATTGGGTGTGATAATGAGTATTCTTTTGTCTTATTAGGCTCACCTGTTGTTGAGGGTTGATAGAGTGTCTTACAATATCTTGGAGCATATTcttaccaaaaagaaaaagaaaaagaaaaaagaaaaacaaataaaaagtataATGACAACAATGACCTGATATGTGATTGTTGTTGTCGTAACTTACCGTTCATTACCGTATCTGCCAATGTACCATATCAACTTCGACTGTAGTTGGTGGTCCAGTACTTGAAAACAAGCCTCTTACTCTCATTGGATGGTCCACTGTTGTGTGTTTGACTGTTTTCTTATTGCTTATTGAGATTTCCTTGTTTTAGGGTCAGCTGTTATAAGCTAGTTAATTTGAGGGTTGCAGTACTTCAAAATTTTATTAAGTAATGGTGAGGTCCATAAGATATGTGACACCTTGGATGTTATAGTTGATTCACTTGATTGTATCTTGTACAAATTTTGATAGCTGGAGGTAATACCATTTTGACTCTTTCTTGCCAAGTAATTTGTTGTACATGCCAATTTTTTCTGTGCATATCTTTGTTGAGAGTTGAGAGTTGAGACATGAAATGAAGACGTGTTGTTGGTATGATATTTATGTGCTTTCTACACGGACTATGTATTGTTTCATTTGGAAATTGAGTTATATCATTTCTTATTCTGGACTCTGCCTTAaaactctgtgtgtgtgtgtgtgtgtgtgtgtgtgttctatGTTTTAGATCCCAATTAAATATCCTGGCCATTCATGGAGCTTTTCAAGCAGTATTACTTGAGAAGATGTTCCTATCAAGATTCAAATTCTATACTTTGTGCAAAGCCAAAAGACATTACTTGTATGGATACTACTAGGTCACTGTCACAGAATTCACTGGTGTATATAAGTTGTAAAGCTTATATGGACTATGTATAGTGTTTCGATCCTTTTAAATTTGATTATAGGGTACCTTGAAAGTTGTTTATCTTGTTTTAGTAAAACTTTTGTCTCTGTCAATCTTCAGAGAAATTTTTGTTTGCATATAGGCACTAATGTAAACACATGAGGCTCATTATATAAAGTGGTTCTATTTTGTGTTACTGTCCACAGCACTGTGTTGGCATATAATTTCACATATTCTTGGACCAGCACCTTTTTCCATACAAATAGAAGTCGTTTATTTGTTGTTTGTTCTTATTCTGTGTGGAGTCCCATCTGGATCCCAGGTCATAAGATGTCAGGAACTTTACTTATCAAGTTAGTCAGTCCTTCCCTCTAAAAAATCTCTTATCTACGATTTATATGTTCAGTAATCACCCGTTCTATTCATGCTGGTTAAAAAAAGGTTTATGGAATAAGAGAAAAGAATTTTATTGAAAGACGAAGTACCAGTTAGATGGCTCATGTCTCTGAAATGAACCTTTTGATTGGTCCTATGAGGCTTTTGAAGTTGGAAACTTATCCTTTACTTGTGTAGCTGCATCTTTTTGTCCTTCCAGGCCCTCAATGCATGCCATTACTAACTAGAATCTGTAGAATATGTCCATCATATTTGGATGAATAAGTCTTATGTGCTGCAAAGGGCAAAGAGATTAGCGGATAGCATTTCTGTTTCATTTAATATATTCTTTTTGTCCTCAACGCTTATTTGGTTTATCATGTATTAGGTAGCACAAGAGAAGGCCCTATCTGTTGGGCCCGAGGAAGGTGGTTTTGGAATGTCATATGATCTTCTTTATGGGAGAGCTGGGTTTCTATGGGCAGCTTTGTTCATAAACAAGCACCTTGGACAAGAGAATGTGCCCAGTGAACTTCTGATGCCCATCGTCAATGCCGTGTTGGCTGGAGGAAGGGCAGGAGCATCTGATAACCCTTCATGCCCACTTATGTACAGATGGCATGGAACAAGGTACTTGGGCGCAGCAAATGGTCTGGCTGGAATTTTGCAAGTGCTACTTCACTTCCCTCTTTCAGAAGAGGATGCAGAAGATGTGAAAGGAACTCTTAGGTATATGATGGCTAATCGGTTTCCTCACAGTGGAAATTACCCCTCAAGCGAAGGAAACCCAAGAGATAAGTTTGTGCAGTGGTCTCATGGTGCAGCCGGTATGGCCATCACCTTGTGCAAGGCATCACAGGTTAGTAACTCCAGCAGAATTAACTTTTCTGATGAAATTGTCAGCTTGGCTAGTTGACACACGTATTGGTTATGATGCTTGAGTTCCATAGTATAGGCACAATGATGAGACTTGAAAATTTATGTTAAGATGCTCAAGTTTTTCTATTAAAATTGACAAGAGGGTGTTCTATGTGTGCATATTTGGGAATATTGCGATTACATAGTAAGCCTCGCAGTATTGCGAATTTATTTGGGTTGTATGTTTCAAAGTTTTAATCTTGCAGACAGTTGTAATTAATTGAATTTGTGGATTTATTTCATCGATGCAGTTGGTTTTATTTCTACACAATTCAATTAAGGATACGAACTAGACCCAGTTCAGTTAGAAATTAACTACACTTTGATCTAATCTTGATAGACGACTTGATTTGCGAGTCGTAATGTGTGTGTTTGTCTGTTTCTCGATCTTCTTCCAAGCATAACTGAATTAAACGACTACTTAATTATTCTGTTTTTATTCTCAGGTTTTTCCAGGAGATAGGGACTTTCGTGATGCTGCAATAGAAGCTGGAGAAGTGGTGTGGAAGAATGGTTTGCTGAAGAAGGTAGGCCTTGCTGATGGTGTGGCTGGGAATGCCTATGCCTTTCTTTCTCTTTATCGTCTAACCGGAGAGAGCATATACGAAGAGAGAGCAAATGCATTTGCAAGCTTCTTGTATCATAATGCAAGACAACTTGTGACTGCGGGGCAGACTACACATGCAGCCGAACATGCCTATTCCCTTTTTCAAGGACTTGCTGGAACTGCTTGCCTCTGGTTTGACGTGCATGTTCTTGAAAACTCGAGGTTCCCAGGTTATGAACTGTAGGCAACGGAGCAAGTTTAATTCAAATCTAGTTATGAGATCATTATATAATGAACCTATATTCCTACCCTAACAATGTATATATTGAGACGTTGTTAATGATATCGTTGGTTCCAAAATCCGCATAATTTGATAGGCCATGGGTATTTTCCCCAAAGGGAATGTTCTCTAAACAATGTTGATAAAcccgtccttttttttttcttttcttttctttttggtggaATGGGACAGCTACGATAAGAGATTAAGAGTTACCATGAGATAACTGGAATCATGTAGTGGTTAACTTTTTCTTTAGGCAAATGTAGTTTATTCAATAGACCAGAAAAAATTACAAGCAAAAACCTCTAAAACAACCAACCCCTAGGTCATTAAAAAGAAGAGCCCTGCTAGCAGCCAGAGGCAGTGCATGAAACCGACTTTGAGCAGAAGAATTGTGACCAACACTAGCTAGAGCATCAGCTAGAAAATTTGCCTCACGCTTAACATACTTGAAGGAAACTTGTTGTAATAAGCTTGTCAACATACGAATATCCTGGACCAAAGGCTTGATTCTCCAAGGCATTTGAATAGGACTAGTCAAACTATCGATCAAAATTTTGGAGTCATCTTCAACTTCAGTATTGTGGTAGCCATGTAGCCAGACTGCATGTAAACCAGCTCTCAATGCTAGAGCTTCTGTTGTTTGACACATGTGGCTCCTAGATGATTCGAAGCTGCTAGGACAGGCTCCCTTCATCATTTCCAAAAATAGAACGTCCTGCACTGCTCTGATTTGGTAATACATAaccatcaaaatttaatttcagaAAACCACTTTGAGGTGGCAGCCATCCGATAATAGGCTGAGGTTAGTTTCTTAAAAGGAGCAGGATTGCAATTGTCATAGGATTGATAAAAAGAAGTTGTAGCATGAACCATCTGGATTGGCAGAGTTGTTTCATCTCCAAAAACAAGATACATTACGAGCTTTTCAAATAAAATAAGCAGTACATAAGGCAATATTAAAACTATGAGTAGAATCTGCAGATTTAAAGGATAATAAGAATTGCAACCAGTccaaaaatgaattattccaaTTATCTAACTGTAAATTTAGGAAGTAGCATTCCAAACCTGCCTTGAGAACTGACAATGTAAGAACAGATGTTCCAGAGATTCAGTATGAGACTGACAAATGACACAATTTCAATCAATAGGGTCAAATGTAGTTAATATAGTAGTTAACATGGAATTCTGACAAGTAAACTTAAATGattcatatgtattttttttttttaatagaagttgattgcattagtaatcaagccatgaagacaggccagagtctaacataacttacataagaaatcccAGAACAAACTGGGTAACTTATCTAAGCCacaaactaaactcattaaagtctaaagggacgctcgctgaacaGCAAACCTAAACTAAGCAAGACTAATCTCGCTCTCtaaggaaaatatattcatctagtctaatctgccaattacgcaattgtggtacaaatatcaactagaaacgttTTAGAAAGCCtatagaaattacccctacATCAAAAGGATTGAGTCCAGAATGTCTAAAAGCTTAGAGAACTCAAGAAAGGGCTAGTCTCTCCCCTATAGGGTTGGAACCAACACCTTTCTCAGCCTCCTCAGTAGCCAACAATCTCGGCATCAGATTGCTCCTCAAGCCCTTCTGGAGATTTTGCAGTATAAAGCCCAAATTGAGCCCTCTACAAACAGGCTCAATCAAAGACAGCGGCCCATGAAGATCAGACCCAAATCCAGCCACAACCTCAGGCCCAATCGGCCCAGTATCCAGCTATGTCAAACCAGTGGTAAGCCCTAGGTCAAACCTAGAGTTTCCCGCCGGTTTTTCCGACCTCTCTTCCTACGCGCAGCCCGCCGCCAGGACCGGCAAAACAATCCCAGCCAACTCCAGATCTTGCCCAGCCACCGCCGGCGTCACGGCAAGCCCTCCTGCCGCTGCCATAAAGCGCTGCACACTCGCAGCATCACAACCCGACGCCACCAAAGGCATTACCTCTAGCCGCCTAGATCGGACACCAACCAACCAACTTCGATACCACGACGCAGAGCCGGATCGCCGACACCAAAGTCCCAGTTCCGACTCGATCCGCCAACCTTTGGCCAAAAAAACACCCTCAGCCGAGAAACACCTCAACTGGAGCCTTCAAGAATCTTGGTCGAGATCCCGACATCATTGCAGAAGAGACCACAAACTCTTCAATCCCACGCCGCCGTCATCTCGCCTCTGCCTGGACTGGAGAGCACGAGGCTCGCCGCCGCCATCACGAAAACTAATTTTCGCCTTACGGGGTCGCTCCGCATGTTTCGGAGACCCCCTCGCCATATGATAGGGAATTAAGGTTCTGGAGGTCTTAAATGATTCATATGTATTGCTAtgtagaaaaaaattaaaaataaaataaaacaaaacaaaaatatccATGTGTCGTTTGATTCCGAGTTAGAGGAATACTTGTGCAAAAATGACTCAACTCCGGTTGAAGTATTAGTAAAGGCTTGCTATCTATTACGCTAATTATCTTGTTTCATATATCTATTTTCAAGGCACTCTATTTGTTCCGATGTGTCAATTATCagattctattttttttaggtATGTTTGAATTTCTAAAGtgcttgtctttttttttttttttttttttgaggggaatggaagactgatccattgatataaaatcatacgaccttattcggtcaagcatgaagggtacaaatACCCCTCATATTACACTCATTGCTCAAGTAGTGCTCTGACTGCACATTAAAAAAATGACTACTACGCCTTGAACAATAAGAAGTTACAACACTAAAAAGTCAGTACATCTGCCTAAGACCCTCATGGTGTACATCAGTACTAACCCTTGGGCACATTGTAACGTCCTAAAGAAAACAAGGTATACAGGGCCAATGCCCACAACACCCACTCGTAAAAGATGGAGCATTATTAgacaaaaacaaataacaacaaataatgaaattgggCCCAAAACAAAACCTAGACCCAAAAGCACCAAACCCTAGCCAAACTCCAAACTGCAGCGATCACCACGCCTCCACCACGGTTACGAGACTCTAGCCATCGCCACAAGTAGCCGTCGGCAACCATCCACTCCTCCATTATCGCCAACATGCCGACATGAAGCACCACCTCCCCTAAAACCTTCTCCCCGCATGGTTCCGAAGCACCCACATCAGATCAGAAAACTTCGATCCAAAGGAGCTCGTCAAAACCCCACCTCACACTATCCTGTAAGCAGCCGCCGATCAAGGGAACAGAATGCCGGTACCACCAGTCTGCTCCCGCCAGAGCCTCTAAACGATCAGAAGACGCAAAACCACCACAAGGCTTGCAAGCTTGTCAAGGTTCAGGCCACGCTGCCGTAGCAACAGGCTGAGAAACAGCCATCAAGAAAACCTCCCCGCCCGGCTGCATTCACCGCTCACTGACCAGACAAAAGCCTGACATGGCACGGAAGCCTCCAGACGAGAGCCTCCAAGTTTACCCAAGGAAACCCTAGCTGCCCTCTTCTTTCTTGAGAGAGATTGCAAGTCTTGATGGGGTGGTCTTTGATTTTTCCCACTGATGGAAAAATCAGTGTAAATTATTTCTAAAGGGTGGTACttataagaaaaataatttatttaatttcctccaatatcTTATTATAAACGGCCTACTTGATGCAACATATGTACATAATGATTTTAAGTAACAAACTAACTTGAacttctcaaaa encodes the following:
- the LOC133723690 gene encoding WEB family protein At3g02930, chloroplastic yields the protein MQQHMEQPEEKDRKMKEQLHAVEVERDRALDELREMKKVAQEANMRLSEALSTHNQENIDSLKVELGKAKDLELKLAENVENAEAKTKVLVSESEERIQELQQKLTENAKTSESQMTALLSEREERIRELELKLAENVKTSDAQAEIKTSLSEREERIRELELKLAENTESSEAHRKALLSESAERIRKLEIKLAENVETNEAQLKTLFCHSEERIRELEMEIEKRRKSEARILDSLITQTNQLEQTKVLLEESNSEITSLQKKLEKWEEESVQSSELSTSHFQDSHDTNVSMGDDLESLRSQLQLTKENLVDSQKKEQLACLKVEKLLEEIRALKHELKLTAEAEENGKKAMDDLAIALKEVATEANQLKDSLQMTKAELEHSREQEQRLNVMLKTNEEDFKLMLDEVRKEAERYKNTAARLKIEHEESVMAWSGKETGFVDCIRKAEDDRHATQQENYRLHELLLETDNKAMLSKEENSKLRDILKQALNEANIAKEAAVIARAENSQLKDSLEEKEEALNFLIRENENYRVNEIAANENIKELKRLLIESSKKDCKKEEKEKPPLKDVKKESKDKTPTKESKKEAKESKPTKEDSDKEKEAGNILGKVFSFSLKELRISNSHDDVVHVVHDDDDDDDEIEIDEALKGSIFEVQSPGSANHHRRTSSAFTDYGEPLHPEDFDHLDHHLDGTHAENSRKKKALLRRFGDLIKRSTAYSYSKKEPSPDPKKELLQDAKKEPSQDLKKEPSLDSKKEPSQDTKKEALPE
- the LOC133723716 gene encoding lanC-like protein GCL1; the encoded protein is MSSVVGYLASSSSSSPEGHDEGNNERLDFVRPTNSDLSLIPGETFLRAAVSLKDQVVKATWEGERSSGMGLDPTVYTGLLGTAFTCLRSYEATGNRQDLLLCAEIADKCAAVARVSARHVTFLCGRGGVYALGAVVANLVGDHQRRDLYLNLFLEVAQEKALSVGPEEGGFGMSYDLLYGRAGFLWAALFINKHLGQENVPSELLMPIVNAVLAGGRAGASDNPSCPLMYRWHGTRYLGAANGLAGILQVLLHFPLSEEDAEDVKGTLRYMMANRFPHSGNYPSSEGNPRDKFVQWSHGAAGMAITLCKASQVFPGDRDFRDAAIEAGEVVWKNGLLKKVGLADGVAGNAYAFLSLYRLTGESIYEERANAFASFLYHNARQLVTAGQTTHAAEHAYSLFQGLAGTACLWFDVHVLENSRFPGYEL